From the genome of Leguminivora glycinivorella isolate SPB_JAAS2020 chromosome Z, LegGlyc_1.1, whole genome shotgun sequence, one region includes:
- the LOC125241054 gene encoding syntaxin-7: MDASYQGGVTYEDRGESFQQLSSTIASNIKKISQNVSSMSKMVNQLQTPQDSQELRNQLRQIQNYTQKMAKDTSSMIMELMKMPVEQPAGKLTRERLSDEYMATLNAFQATQKSAAAKTKEDVRKVKAQSATINIGDPFGMSGRSNDLVEMDDKNSRRQEQMTMQTEQDLRQLEERERDIRQLESDILDVNQIFKELGTMIHDQGQVVDSIESSVEFTAHNVEAATAELRQASNYKNKLRKKKVYITIVVIVIVSIILIIIFNH; the protein is encoded by the exons ATGGATGCTTCATATCAAGGCGGCGTGACGTACGAAGACAGGGGCGAGAGCTTCCAGCAGTTGTCTTCGACGATAGCCAGtaatataaagaaaatatcacaaaatg TATCCTCAATGTCCAAGATGGTCAACCAGCTGCAGACTCCCCAAGACTCCCAGGAGCTCCGCAATCAACT GCGCCAGATCCAGAACTACACCCAGAAGATGGCCAAAGACACGTCCTCGATGATCATGGAGCTGATGAAGATGCCAGTGGAGCAGCCGGCGGGCAAGCTGACGAGGGAGAGGCTCAGCGACGAGTACATGGCCACACTCAACGCGTTCCAG gcGACACAAAAATCTGCTGCGGCGAAGACGAAAGAGGATGTGCGAAAAGTGAAGGCCCAGAGTGCCACGATCAACATCGGGGATCCATTTGGCATGTCTG GGCGCAGCAACGACTTGGTAGAAATGGACGACAAAAACTCGCGCCGGCAGGAGCAGATGACGATGCAGACCGAACAGGACCTGAGACAGCTAGAAGAGCGCGAGCGAGACATCAGGCAGCTTGAG AGCGACATTTTAGATGTGAACCAAATATTCAAAGAGCTGGGCACCATGATCCACGACCAGGGCCAAGTG GTTGATTCCATCGAGTCGAGCGTCGAGTTCACGGCGCATAACGTCGAAGCCGCCACGGCCGAGCTCCGACAGGCCTCCAATTATAAG AATAAGCTGCGAAAGAAGAAAGTATACATCACGATAGTCGTCATAGTGATCGTCTCAATTATTCTAATAATCATATTTAACCATTAA